Proteins encoded together in one Astyanax mexicanus isolate ESR-SI-001 chromosome 10, AstMex3_surface, whole genome shotgun sequence window:
- the nudt7 gene encoding peroxisomal coenzyme A diphosphatase NUDT7: protein MELKKRVIERLQKCTAEGEQYLRLPELQKASVLIPLFFRGGDLHVLMTVRSIELKHNAGEVCFPGGKSDRNDTDEIHTALREAEEEIGLPPDGVEVVCRFTPILNQRGLLVTPVVGFISESFSARPNPAEVSDVFSVPVEFFLKDANHTAYPVANISGMTHSFIYTDPVTDKIHQIWGLTASLSILMAVLVFDRKPEFEVGFDVENAIVKFRMELEHRISKL, encoded by the exons ATGGAGCTAAAGAAGAGGGTGATAGAGCGATTACAGAAGTGCACTGCTGAGGGAGAGCAGTATCTGCGTTTACCTGAACTGCAGAAAGCTTCAGTACTCATTCCTCTGTTCTTCAGAGGAGGAGATCTTCATGTGCTGATGACGGTGCGCTCCATTGAA CTCAAACACAATGCAGGGGAGGTGTGTTTTCCAGGGGGAAAGTCTGACAGAAATGATACAGATGAAATTCACACTGCTTTGAGGGAGGCAGAGGAGGAGATCGGTCTTCCTCCTGATGGAGTAGAAGTGGTCTGCAGATTTACTCCAATTTTGAATCAG AGGGGGCTTCTGGTGACCCCAGTGGTGGGTTTCATCAGCGAGTCTTTCAGCGCTCGGCCGAACCCCGCTGAAGTGAGTGATGTGTTCTCTGTTCCTGTGGAGTTTTTCCTGAAGGATGCTAATCACACTGCCTATCCTGTAGCCAACATTAGTGGCATGACTCACAGTTTCATCTACACTGACCCCGTTACGGACAAGATCCATCAGATCTGGGGACTAACAGCCAGTCTGTCCATTCTGATGGCTGTTCTGGTCTTTGATAGGAAGCCTGAGTTTGAGGTTGGTTTTGATGTTGAAAACGCCATTGTTAAGTTTCGAATGGAGCTTGAACACAGGATAAGCAAGTTATGA
- the LOC103023530 gene encoding palmitoyltransferase ZDHHC7, producing the protein MQSHRLRVEEQQQQHPLLERVAGTGSLREVTARIWFIQDGCGMVCAFITWFLVLYADFVVTFVMLLPSKSVAYAVVNGVIFNSLAVLALTSHLRTMLTDPGAIPKGNATKEYLNSLQLKPGETLYKCPKCCSIKPDRAHHCSICKRCIRKMDHHCPWVNNCVGENNQRFFVLFTMYIAMISTHALVLSMIQFFTCVRDDWTECSDFSPPVAVLLIIFLFLEAILFLTFTAVMFSTQIQSICSDEMVAERLRSEKLHRGRRWESMKTVFGGQPSLLWINPFAGLRLRKLITSNTLKAGPEFAV; encoded by the exons ATGCAGTCTCACAGACTGCGTgttgaggagcagcagcagcagcacccccTGCTGGAGAGGGTTGCTGGTACAGGCTCTTTAAGGGAAGTCACTGCTCGGATATGGTTTATTCAGGATGGCTGTGGAATGGTCTGTGCCTTCATCACCTGGTTCCTGGTGCTTTACGCAGACTTTGTGGTCACCTTTGTTATGCTGCTGCCCTCTAAAAGTGTGGCATATGCTGTGGTCAATGGGGTGATCTTTAATAGTCTGGCAGTCCTGGCACTGACCTCCCACCTGCGCACCATGCTCACTGACccg GGAGCAATCCCCAAGGGCAATGCCACTAAGGAGTACCTTAACAGCTTGCAGCTGAAACCAGGAGAAACCCTGTACAAGTGCCCAAAATGCTGCAGCATCAAACCAGACAGAGCACATCACTGCAG TATTTGTAAGCGGTGTATTCGTAAGATGGACCACCACTGTCCTTGGGTGAACAACTGCGTGGGAGAAAATAACCAGCGCTTTTTTGTTCTCTTCACA ATGTACATAGCCATGATCTCCACACATGCTCTGGTCCTGAGTATGATTCAGTTCTTCACATGCGTCAGGGACGATTGGACTG AATGTAGTGACTTTTCTCCTCCTGTGGCTGTGCTGCTGATAATCTTCCTGTTCTTGGAGGCTATCCTCTTCCTCACCTTCACTGCGGTGATGTTCAGCACACAGATCCAGTCCATCTGCAGTGATGAGATG GTGGCTGAACGTCTGAGGAGTGAGAAGCTTCACAGAGGCAGACGTTGGGAGAGCATGAAGACCGTGTTTGGAGGTCAGCCATCTTTACTCTGGATCAACCCTTTTGCTGGACTCAGACTGAGAAAACTCATCACCTCAAACACACTGAAGGCTGGACCTGAATTTGCTGTCtga
- the tmed6 gene encoding transmembrane emp24 domain-containing protein 6: MLGKACSAVLLLMLGWHCAGAVKDLRPDITDQELFWGADQYDFAIVLPAAGLDCFWHFAHLGEHFYLHFMVQWVTGVAVDRHLSVIVNAPSGLVVGSVDDARGEIAFTTKETGFYQMCFSNFHNRFGSMQIFLNFGVYYEDSGDVRNQKEKEEIKKEEEKKELNSTLTTIEISSVRVQAHVFHMWRFYNFERMRRGTDYYLLQSNGNYISTWSTVQSFVIVMAGYLQLFFLKKLFETKPTTETDKPRC; encoded by the exons ATGTTAGGGAAGGCTTGTTCTGCTGTTCTTCTGCTGATGTTGGGATGGCACTGCGCTGGAGCAGTGAAGGACCTGCGGCCTGATATTACTGATCAGGAGTTGTTTTGGGGAGCAGATCAGTATGACTTTGCCATTGTGCTCCCAGCTGCAGGCCTCGACTGTTTCTGGCATTTTGCTCACCTAGGAGAACACTTCTACCTCCACTTTATG GTTCAGTGGGTGACCGGAGTGGCTGTGGACAGGCATCTCTCCGTCATTGTTAATGCTCCGAGTGGCCTTGTTGTGGGCTCAGTGGACGACGCCAGGGGTGAGATCGCTTTCACCACTAAAGAGACTG GTTTCTATCAGATGTGCTTCAGCAACTTCCACAATCGCTTTGGCAGCATGCAGATTTTTCTGAACTTTGGTGTGTACTATGAAGATTCAGGGGATGTCAGaaatcagaaagagaaagaggagattaagaaagaggaagagaagaaggaATTAAACAGTACACTCACTACTATTGAG ATAAGCTCCGTCCGAGTGCAGGCCCATGTGTTTCACATGTGGCGTTTTTATAACTTTGAGAGAATGAGAAGAGGGACAGATTACTACCTGCTGCAATCCAACGGCAACTACATCAGCACCTGGTCAACTGTCCAGAGCTTCGTCATCGTCATGGCCGGATACCTACAGCTCTTCTTCCTCAAGAAGCTTTTTGAGACCAAGCCCACCACAGAGACAGACAAGCCCCGCTGCTGA